CGGTGTATTCTGTTTGGACGTGGGTCATGTTTGGTGCTCGGTGTTGTGATGACACTCACTCTGACCCTGATGAGTCACCGTCCACTGTCCCCGCCTTGATGCTCATGGCAACACCATTCAGCTGATCTGGTAAGCTGGGCTTGGCCCCGCCCCCTCGGCTCTCACTGGAAGAGGAGCCCTGGGAGGAGGCGTGGCCAAGAGCGTTCTCCGACAGCTCGTTATGGATGCGGTTGATACCATTTCTCTCCGCAATGGGGGAGAGCTGCTTCTTCTTCAGGATTCCTGCATTTGAAAAGACAAAGCCTAAACATTTCTGAAGTTCTGGAAATCCCACCTCTACAAAGATATAGAGTGGAACTAACATGTGGAATGTTGCAGCAGAGTTGATGTTTGGGTTTGTTGCTGACCtttctgtgggtgtgtgttgagGTTGGGCAGACTGGGCAGACTGGGCAGCAGCATCACGTGGTCCTTCCCATAGCCCTCTGCCTTGTCCCCTGGCCTGTCGTCTGGCATGCCTCGGTGGTCCCGTGTCTGGCCCAGTTCAGGGTTGCCCAGAGACTCTACCTTTAGCCTTCCTGCTCCCCCCAGGCCCTCACTGTTGCTAGCTGTTGTCACATACTCCCCTGGCCAGTACAGCTTACTCAGGTTGTTATCTGACGAACACCCAGACAACTTTAAGACTACATCTTAAATGCTTGATGCATTAAATCGTGGTGTAAGCTGTTGTCTTACAATACCAGAATCTGGTAATTCAGGTGTTATTTTTACATGTTTAAGTAAGATTCATAACATTCATGTTTTGCTCAGAAGTGGATTCATTTAAACCCAGACAATTGTGTACAGTGTAGGTGTATTCTATTGAAGAtttgtctggtctgtgtgtgatGTTTGGGTGTGGTGTACTGTTAAAGCAGAAGTGTGTGAGCGGTATTATCAAGAGTGTTACTGCATGGGGCTGTGTTCACATACCACCTGCGTGTGGTCTACTGACAGTGAGGTATTATAGGTGTGAGGTCGTATAGAGTTGGTGACTCGGTGTATTATAGATGCGAGGTCATACCCTGAGGGTGTGGTCTCTTGGACACATTGGATGCCATGCTTTCCCAGCATTCATCTGGTGGGTAGGGCCCCTCCTCCTCGCTGTCAGAGGAGTGTGTGGAGGCGTACGATCCACTCTGGTCATCCTCCAGAGACAGGTCACTGTCCGAGTCCGAGTTGTGATCTGTTGTTGCACACACACAAGTTAAGATGATGACCAATGAGTGTTGTAGAAATATACATACATTGACCATATGAGATGAATACTCTGTATGCCTCTCTGTGTTTGAGCTATGCACCAAAGCTGCTAAAGGCAGTCACAGTGATCCTAATGACATTAAAATGGGAGACCTACCATCTAAATGCTCTTTAGTTTCATGGAAGAGTGAGCCGTGCTCGTTCAGAGCGATGTGTACCTGGCTATTATTCAGGCCACCATCATCCCTGAAAAACACAACAGGACTTGTAACAGGACAAACAAAGCCCTGGTC
This sequence is a window from Salvelinus sp. IW2-2015 unplaced genomic scaffold, ASM291031v2 Un_scaffold10433, whole genome shotgun sequence. Protein-coding genes within it:
- the LOC112079942 gene encoding cadherin EGF LAG seven-pass G-type receptor 2-like isoform X1; protein product: MDGRLYHLPFGDSSVSLNDTLQSGKSQQSYVPFVLRDDGGLNNSQVHIALNEHGSLFHETKEHLDDHNSDSDSDLSLEDDQSGSYASTHSSDSEEEGPYPPDECWESMASNVSKRPHPQDNNLSKLYWPGEYVTTASNSEGLGGAGRLKVESLGNPELGQTRDHRGMPDDRPGDKAEGYGKDHVMLLPSLPSLPNLNTHPQKGILKKKQLSPIAERNGINRIHNELSENALGHASSQGSSSSESRGGGAKPSLPDQLNGVAMSIKAGTVDGDSSGSEFLFFNFIH
- the LOC112079942 gene encoding cadherin EGF LAG seven-pass G-type receptor 2-like isoform X3; protein product: MDGRLYHLPFGDSSVSLNDTLQSGKSQQSYVPFVLRDDGGLNNSQVHIALNEHGSLFHETKEHLDDHNSDSDSDLSLEDDQSGSYASTHSSDSEEEGPYPPDECWESMASNVSKRPHPQDNNLSKLYWPGEYVTTASNSEGLGGAGRLKVESLGNPELGQTRDHRGMPDDRPGDKAEGYGKDHVMLLPSLPSLPNLNTHPQKGILKKKQLSPIAERNGINRIHNELSENALGHASSQGSSSSESRGGGAKPSLPDQLNGVAMSIKAGTVDGDSSGSDHRNPSI
- the LOC112079942 gene encoding cadherin EGF LAG seven-pass G-type receptor 2-like isoform X4, whose amino-acid sequence is MDGRLYHLPFGDSSVSLNDTLQSGKSQQSYVPFVLRDDGGLNNSQVHIALNEHGSLFHETKEHLDDHNSDSDSDLSLEDDQSGSYASTHSSDSEEEGPYPPDECWESMASNVSKRPHPQDNNLSKLYWPGEYVTTASNSEGLGGAGRLKVESLGNPELGQTRDHRGMPDDRPGDKAEGYGKDHVMLLPSLPSLPNLNTHPQKGILKKKQLSPIAERNGINRIHNELSENALGHASSQGSSSSESRGGGAKPSLPDQLNGVAMSIKAGTVDGDSSGSES
- the LOC112079942 gene encoding cadherin EGF LAG seven-pass G-type receptor 2-like isoform X2, translated to MDGRLYHLPFGDSSVSLNDTLQSGKSQQSYVPFVLRDDGGLNNSQVHIALNEHGSLFHETKEHLDDHNSDSDSDLSLEDDQSGSYASTHSSDSEEEGPYPPDECWESMASNVSKRPHPQDNNLSKLYWPGEYVTTASNSEGLGGAGRLKVESLGNPELGQTRDHRGMPDDRPGDKAEGYGKDHVMLLPSLPSLPNLNTHPQKGILKKKQLSPIAERNGINRIHNELSENALGHASSQGSSSSESRGGGAKPSLPDQLNGVAMSIKAGTVDGDSSGSDSHRNPSI